Proteins encoded in a region of the Triplophysa dalaica isolate WHDGS20190420 chromosome 10, ASM1584641v1, whole genome shotgun sequence genome:
- the LOC130429798 gene encoding uncharacterized protein LOC130429798 isoform X2 produces the protein MVCMFILMCLLVGGRACFLVSDVENLNQLEGRSVTLKTGLNELQTDQEILWKFNNESTILAKINRETNETSIPGNADERFRDRLKLNDTTGDLIITHSKIPDSGNYRMKIRDSTETRHKRFRVIVSEINVPEEFLVVTEGRSVTLKTGLNELQTDQEILWKFNNEILAMINRETNETSIPGNADERFRDRLKLNDKTGDLIITHSKTSDSGDIKMEIRDSAETRHRRFSVIVNEIDVPEEFLVVKEGRSVTLQTGLNELQTDHVILWMLNSESKILAKINRETNETSIPGNADEIFRDRLKLNDTTGDLTITHSKTSDYGNYKKEIRDSTETRHRRFSVLVYIE, from the exons ATGGTTTGCATGTTCATTCTGATGTGTCTTCTGGTTG GTGGGAGAGCGTGTTTTTTAGTCAGTG ATGTAGAGAATCTAAATCAGTTAGAGGGACGATCTGTTACTCTAAAAACTGGTCTCAATGAACTACAGACAGATCAGGAGATACTGTGGAAGTTTAATAATGAAAGTACAATCTTAGCAAAGatcaacagagaaacaaatgagacgtcAATACCTGGAAATgctgatgagagattcagagacagactgaagctgaacgaTACGAcgggagatctcatcatcacacacagcaaGATCCCAGACTCTGGAAATTATAGGATGAAGATCAGAGACAGCACAGAGACAAGACACAAGAGATTCAGAGTTATTGTCAGTG AGATTAATGTTCCAGAGGAGTTTCTGGTGGTGACGGAGGGACGATCTGTTACTCTAAAAACTGGTCTCAATGAACTACAGACAGATCAGGAGATACTGTGGAAGTTTAATAATGAAATCTTAGCAATGatcaacagagaaacaaatgagacgtcAATACCTGGAAATgctgatgagagattcagagacagactgaagctgaacgataagactggagatctcatcatcacacacagcaaGACCTCAGACTCTGGAGATATTAAGATGGAGATCAGAGACAGCGCAGAGACCAGACACAGGAGATTCAGTGTTATTGTCAATG AGATTGATGTTCCAGAGGAGTTTCTGGTGGTGAAGGAGGGACGATCTGTTACTTTACAAACTGGTCTCAATGAACTACAGACAGATCATGTGATACTGTGGATGTTAAATAGTGAAAGTAAAATCTTAGCAAAGatcaacagagaaacaaatgagacgtcAATACCTGGAAATGCTGATGAgatattcagagacagactgaagctgaacgaTACGAcgggagatctcaccatcacacacagCAAGACCTCAGACTATGGAAATTATAAAAAGGAGATCAGAGACAGCACAGAGACAAGACACAGGAGATTCAGTGTTCTTGTTTATATTGAGTAA
- the LOC130429798 gene encoding uncharacterized protein LOC130429798 isoform X3: MVCMFILMCLLVEDVENLNQLEGRSVTLKTGLNELQTDQEILWKFNNESTILAKINRETNETSIPGNADERFRDRLKLNDTTGDLIITHSKIPDSGNYRMKIRDSTETRHKRFRVIVSEINVPEEFLVVTEGRSVTLKTGLNELQTDQEILWKFNNEILAMINRETNETSIPGNADERFRDRLKLNDKTGDLIITHSKTSDSGDIKMEIRDSAETRHRRFSVIVNEIDVPEEFLVVKEGRSVTLQTGLNELQTDHVILWMLNSESKILAKINRETNETSIPGNADEIFRDRLKLNDTTGDLTITHSKTSDYGNYKKEIRDSTETRHRRFSVLVYIE; the protein is encoded by the exons ATGGTTTGCATGTTCATTCTGATGTGTCTTCTGGTTG AAGATGTAGAGAATCTAAATCAGTTAGAGGGACGATCTGTTACTCTAAAAACTGGTCTCAATGAACTACAGACAGATCAGGAGATACTGTGGAAGTTTAATAATGAAAGTACAATCTTAGCAAAGatcaacagagaaacaaatgagacgtcAATACCTGGAAATgctgatgagagattcagagacagactgaagctgaacgaTACGAcgggagatctcatcatcacacacagcaaGATCCCAGACTCTGGAAATTATAGGATGAAGATCAGAGACAGCACAGAGACAAGACACAAGAGATTCAGAGTTATTGTCAGTG AGATTAATGTTCCAGAGGAGTTTCTGGTGGTGACGGAGGGACGATCTGTTACTCTAAAAACTGGTCTCAATGAACTACAGACAGATCAGGAGATACTGTGGAAGTTTAATAATGAAATCTTAGCAATGatcaacagagaaacaaatgagacgtcAATACCTGGAAATgctgatgagagattcagagacagactgaagctgaacgataagactggagatctcatcatcacacacagcaaGACCTCAGACTCTGGAGATATTAAGATGGAGATCAGAGACAGCGCAGAGACCAGACACAGGAGATTCAGTGTTATTGTCAATG AGATTGATGTTCCAGAGGAGTTTCTGGTGGTGAAGGAGGGACGATCTGTTACTTTACAAACTGGTCTCAATGAACTACAGACAGATCATGTGATACTGTGGATGTTAAATAGTGAAAGTAAAATCTTAGCAAAGatcaacagagaaacaaatgagacgtcAATACCTGGAAATGCTGATGAgatattcagagacagactgaagctgaacgaTACGAcgggagatctcaccatcacacacagCAAGACCTCAGACTATGGAAATTATAAAAAGGAGATCAGAGACAGCACAGAGACAAGACACAGGAGATTCAGTGTTCTTGTTTATATTGAGTAA
- the LOC130429798 gene encoding uncharacterized protein LOC130429798 isoform X1, translated as MVCMFILMCLLVGGRACFLVSEDVENLNQLEGRSVTLKTGLNELQTDQEILWKFNNESTILAKINRETNETSIPGNADERFRDRLKLNDTTGDLIITHSKIPDSGNYRMKIRDSTETRHKRFRVIVSEINVPEEFLVVTEGRSVTLKTGLNELQTDQEILWKFNNEILAMINRETNETSIPGNADERFRDRLKLNDKTGDLIITHSKTSDSGDIKMEIRDSAETRHRRFSVIVNEIDVPEEFLVVKEGRSVTLQTGLNELQTDHVILWMLNSESKILAKINRETNETSIPGNADEIFRDRLKLNDTTGDLTITHSKTSDYGNYKKEIRDSTETRHRRFSVLVYIE; from the exons ATGGTTTGCATGTTCATTCTGATGTGTCTTCTGGTTG GTGGGAGAGCGTGTTTTTTAGTCAGTG AAGATGTAGAGAATCTAAATCAGTTAGAGGGACGATCTGTTACTCTAAAAACTGGTCTCAATGAACTACAGACAGATCAGGAGATACTGTGGAAGTTTAATAATGAAAGTACAATCTTAGCAAAGatcaacagagaaacaaatgagacgtcAATACCTGGAAATgctgatgagagattcagagacagactgaagctgaacgaTACGAcgggagatctcatcatcacacacagcaaGATCCCAGACTCTGGAAATTATAGGATGAAGATCAGAGACAGCACAGAGACAAGACACAAGAGATTCAGAGTTATTGTCAGTG AGATTAATGTTCCAGAGGAGTTTCTGGTGGTGACGGAGGGACGATCTGTTACTCTAAAAACTGGTCTCAATGAACTACAGACAGATCAGGAGATACTGTGGAAGTTTAATAATGAAATCTTAGCAATGatcaacagagaaacaaatgagacgtcAATACCTGGAAATgctgatgagagattcagagacagactgaagctgaacgataagactggagatctcatcatcacacacagcaaGACCTCAGACTCTGGAGATATTAAGATGGAGATCAGAGACAGCGCAGAGACCAGACACAGGAGATTCAGTGTTATTGTCAATG AGATTGATGTTCCAGAGGAGTTTCTGGTGGTGAAGGAGGGACGATCTGTTACTTTACAAACTGGTCTCAATGAACTACAGACAGATCATGTGATACTGTGGATGTTAAATAGTGAAAGTAAAATCTTAGCAAAGatcaacagagaaacaaatgagacgtcAATACCTGGAAATGCTGATGAgatattcagagacagactgaagctgaacgaTACGAcgggagatctcaccatcacacacagCAAGACCTCAGACTATGGAAATTATAAAAAGGAGATCAGAGACAGCACAGAGACAAGACACAGGAGATTCAGTGTTCTTGTTTATATTGAGTAA